In one window of Allorhodopirellula heiligendammensis DNA:
- a CDS encoding ABC transporter permease, producing the protein MSTASASHSHLAPIGWMGRVRTWTMIFRTAFSERLAYRGDFALGTLMRFLPIITQIFLWWAIFDSIEHSGVVKPGDSSGDASEPVRIGGYGFREMVAYYLITMIARAFSSMPNLASGIALQIREGEIKRYMIQPIDLIGFLLINRIAHKVAYYAVAIAPFALVFYLCRDYFVDGFPPPHLFIAFVASLLMGFLIGFFLEAAIGMIGFWFLEVSSLLFLYMLFSFFLSGHMFPLTLLPDSIEPFVNFLPLKYLAYFPAAVFLGKIPPEDLPMEMAIEAAWLIFFMVVCRMAYKRGVARYSGYGG; encoded by the coding sequence ATGTCGACAGCTTCCGCCTCTCATTCGCACCTCGCACCGATCGGTTGGATGGGACGGGTACGGACGTGGACCATGATTTTCAGGACGGCGTTCTCAGAACGTCTGGCCTATCGCGGCGATTTTGCTCTCGGCACGCTGATGCGTTTCTTGCCCATCATCACGCAGATCTTCCTGTGGTGGGCGATCTTCGACTCGATCGAGCATTCCGGAGTCGTCAAGCCCGGGGACAGTAGTGGAGACGCCAGCGAGCCAGTTCGCATCGGTGGCTACGGGTTCCGCGAGATGGTCGCGTACTACCTCATCACGATGATCGCGCGGGCCTTCTCGAGCATGCCGAACCTGGCATCGGGAATCGCGTTGCAAATCCGCGAAGGCGAGATCAAACGGTACATGATCCAACCGATCGATCTGATCGGATTTTTGCTGATCAATCGCATCGCTCACAAAGTTGCATACTACGCTGTCGCCATTGCCCCCTTTGCCCTGGTGTTTTATCTCTGCCGCGATTATTTCGTCGACGGCTTTCCACCGCCGCATCTTTTTATTGCGTTTGTGGCGTCGCTCCTGATGGGATTTTTAATTGGATTCTTTCTCGAGGCGGCGATCGGGATGATCGGTTTCTGGTTCCTGGAAGTTTCCTCGCTGCTGTTTCTCTACATGCTGTTCAGTTTCTTTCTTTCCGGGCACATGTTTCCTTTGACGTTGCTACCGGACTCGATCGAACCGTTCGTTAATTTTCTTCCTTTAAAATATCTCGCGTATTTCCCTGCTGCGGTGTTCCTGGGGAAGATCCCCCCGGAAGACCTACCCATGGAAATGGCCATCGAAGCGGCTTGGTTGATTTTCTTTATGGTCGTTTGTCGAATGGCGTATAAGCGCGGCGTCGCCCGTTACAGCGGATACGGAGGGTGA
- a CDS encoding FKBP-type peptidyl-prolyl cis-trans isomerase: MRVLLLLLTLTAGCSQNLRSSAPGPEDPDAPKEFTTTDSGLKYRILRRGSGDKPGPQSFVTVDYAGWLDDGTEFDSSYNRREATSFNLDGVVPGWTEGLQLVSEGGMIELEIPPELGYGQMGMPGAIPPNATLHFKVELQDVR, translated from the coding sequence ATGCGTGTACTTCTTCTACTGCTCACCCTCACGGCCGGTTGCTCCCAGAACTTACGGAGCAGTGCTCCAGGTCCGGAGGATCCCGATGCGCCCAAGGAGTTCACGACCACTGACTCGGGTTTGAAATACCGTATTCTGCGCCGCGGGAGTGGCGACAAACCGGGGCCACAGAGTTTTGTCACGGTGGACTACGCCGGTTGGCTTGATGACGGCACCGAATTCGATAGTTCGTACAACCGACGCGAAGCGACCAGTTTTAATTTAGATGGTGTCGTGCCCGGTTGGACCGAGGGTCTGCAACTGGTCAGTGAGGGAGGAATGATTGAGCTGGAGATTCCACCGGAACTCGGCTACGGACAGATGGGCATGCCTGGGGCGATCCCACCCAACGCGACGCTGCATTTCAAAGTCGAACTGCAGGATGTCCGGTAG
- a CDS encoding ABC transporter permease, with product MFAELDRYRRVFLTFAQNSLVRDMTFRTNFVIECLSSLGWTLMNVGFYMIIFEHTKSIGADTGWDREKFFLFLATTWFINSLVQAFFMPNAEEFSELIRTGGLDFALLKPIDTQFLISFRRVSWSSLANFGAGLVIAAVALWNLAHREVDPYVPTAISVALYVVFCGCGVAIMYSLMICLSATSIWLGRNQTLYNFWFYITNFSRYPMEIYNRGWGQPLYGFFTFVIPVLVVVNVPARLLARPISPRSDAEWWLVGWTAVATVLSILASRWVFRTALRSYRSASS from the coding sequence ATGTTTGCTGAACTGGATCGTTATCGACGCGTATTCCTGACGTTCGCCCAGAATAGTTTGGTACGAGACATGACGTTTCGTACCAACTTTGTGATCGAGTGCTTAAGTTCACTCGGGTGGACCTTGATGAACGTCGGGTTCTACATGATTATTTTTGAGCACACCAAATCAATTGGCGCCGACACGGGTTGGGACCGTGAGAAATTTTTCCTGTTTCTAGCAACAACGTGGTTCATCAATTCGCTCGTGCAGGCATTCTTCATGCCCAATGCTGAGGAATTCAGTGAGTTGATTCGCACCGGCGGTTTGGACTTTGCCCTGCTCAAGCCAATCGACACCCAATTCCTGATTTCGTTTCGGCGGGTGAGCTGGAGTTCGCTAGCGAACTTTGGTGCGGGGTTGGTGATCGCCGCCGTCGCCCTCTGGAATCTGGCCCACCGCGAGGTCGATCCCTATGTCCCTACGGCGATATCGGTGGCGTTGTATGTCGTGTTCTGTGGCTGCGGAGTCGCGATCATGTACAGCCTCATGATCTGCCTGTCGGCCACCAGCATTTGGTTGGGACGCAATCAAACGCTCTACAATTTTTGGTTTTACATCACGAACTTCAGCCGCTACCCCATGGAGATCTACAACCGTGGTTGGGGGCAGCCACTCTATGGTTTTTTCACGTTTGTGATCCCCGTGCTGGTCGTCGTCAACGTGCCCGCCCGATTGCTCGCCCGCCCCATTTCACCGCGGAGTGATGCTGAGTGGTGGCTGGTCGGATGGACGGCTGTTGCGACCGTCCTCAGCATCCTGGCCAGTCGCTGGGTGTTCCGCACGGCGCTCCGCAGCTATCGTAGCGCTAGCTCCTAA
- a CDS encoding ribonuclease H1 domain-containing protein has protein sequence MSAKKPKSYVVWNGFHPGIYTTWERCQQEILGFSNAKYKSFSSRAAAEKAYAEGPDPYWGQGGGAGKKTPTPKIDREDLAALGVDMTAWAVDAACQGNPGPLEYQGVEIESGTNLFHMGPYPEGTVNIGEFLAIVHALALLDHGEQFDTAIYSDSQIGRSWVKQGVCKTKLPRTPQNQRLFNLVRRAEKWLAEHQVRNPILKWETKKWGEIPADFGRK, from the coding sequence ATGTCAGCAAAGAAACCGAAATCATACGTCGTCTGGAATGGATTCCACCCGGGCATCTACACCACCTGGGAACGATGCCAGCAAGAAATCCTCGGTTTTTCCAACGCCAAGTACAAATCATTTTCAAGCCGCGCGGCGGCTGAGAAAGCGTACGCGGAAGGTCCTGATCCCTACTGGGGTCAGGGCGGCGGTGCGGGCAAGAAAACTCCTACGCCGAAAATAGATCGCGAGGATTTGGCCGCACTTGGTGTCGACATGACCGCCTGGGCCGTCGACGCAGCCTGCCAAGGCAATCCCGGTCCACTGGAGTACCAGGGTGTGGAGATTGAATCGGGGACCAACCTCTTTCATATGGGCCCGTACCCGGAGGGCACTGTCAACATCGGTGAGTTCCTCGCTATCGTCCATGCGCTAGCGCTGCTCGATCATGGCGAGCAGTTCGACACCGCCATCTATTCCGATTCGCAGATCGGTCGCAGCTGGGTGAAACAGGGCGTCTGTAAAACCAAGTTGCCTCGCACGCCCCAGAACCAGCGATTATTTAACCTCGTCCGCCGCGCCGAAAAGTGGCTCGCTGAGCACCAAGTGCGAAACCCCATCCTGAAATGGGAGACCAAAAAATGGGGTGAGATCCCCGCTGACTTTGGGCGAAAGTGA
- a CDS encoding Gfo/Idh/MocA family protein: MSIGIGIVGVGMISNFHAKAIADSANGRLVGCYNRSSERAQQFAAAHNCQVYGSLEDMLADPEISAVAICTPSGAHLEPALAAAQAGKHVIVEKPLEVTPEKCDQIIDACAQANVKLAVTFQSRFHRSSQLMKAAVDEGRFGKITMGDTYVKWFRSQEYYDSGAWRGTWALDGGGALMNQAIHSVDLLLWLMGPVQRVSAMMGTMTHERIEVEDIVVANVQFENGALGVIEATTTAFPGALKRVEIAGNKGSAVLEEEDIKQWQFADETADDAAIRESMSGQTQTGGGAADPAAIGHHGHTEVFNDFLEAIEHDREPLINGPEGRRSVEVICAIYESARSGQTVTL; this comes from the coding sequence ATGAGTATCGGAATCGGCATTGTTGGCGTGGGCATGATCTCAAACTTTCACGCTAAGGCAATCGCTGACTCAGCCAACGGGCGGCTCGTCGGCTGCTACAACCGTAGCAGCGAGCGCGCACAACAATTCGCCGCAGCCCATAACTGCCAGGTCTATGGCTCACTCGAAGACATGCTGGCAGATCCAGAAATCAGTGCGGTAGCGATCTGTACCCCTAGCGGAGCCCATCTCGAGCCAGCCCTGGCGGCCGCCCAAGCTGGTAAACACGTGATCGTTGAAAAACCGCTGGAAGTCACTCCCGAGAAATGCGACCAGATCATTGACGCGTGCGCGCAGGCCAACGTGAAGCTAGCGGTCACCTTTCAGAGTCGCTTCCACCGCTCGTCACAGTTAATGAAGGCTGCTGTCGATGAGGGAAGATTTGGAAAAATCACGATGGGCGATACCTACGTCAAATGGTTCCGCAGCCAGGAGTACTACGACAGTGGCGCTTGGCGTGGAACGTGGGCCCTCGATGGGGGCGGGGCGCTCATGAACCAAGCCATTCATAGCGTTGACTTGTTGTTGTGGCTAATGGGTCCGGTCCAGCGGGTGTCGGCCATGATGGGCACGATGACCCACGAGCGCATCGAGGTCGAGGATATCGTTGTGGCCAATGTGCAGTTTGAAAACGGTGCGTTGGGCGTGATCGAAGCGACCACCACGGCGTTCCCAGGAGCTCTCAAGCGAGTCGAAATCGCCGGCAACAAGGGCAGTGCCGTGCTCGAGGAAGAAGACATCAAACAGTGGCAGTTCGCCGACGAGACAGCCGACGACGCGGCGATTCGGGAATCCATGTCCGGCCAAACGCAAACGGGGGGTGGTGCCGCCGATCCTGCGGCCATTGGCCACCATGGCCACACGGAGGTCTTCAATGATTTCCTCGAGGCAATCGAGCACGACCGTGAACCCTTGATCAATGGTCCCGAAGGCCGGCGGAGTGTGGAAGTGATCTGTGCGATTTACGAAAGTGCTCGGTCAGGGCAGACTGTGACTCTGTAA